GAACGGCATGGTCACCATTACCACTTCGGGTCGCGTAAAAGCCCCGGCGAGCTTCACGTTCTGCGTAGAGTCGGCAACCCACACCTCGTTGATCTACGACCCGACGCAGAACACCGTGAGCTGCGCATCGCGTTGAGTTACGTGGAGGGATTCGAATAACGGAGCGAAAGACGCGGGAGTGGGAGAGAAGCTCCCACGCCTTGTAGGAGTTGGCGTCACCGTTCAGATTTCTTGTGGAGTCCCATGTCCTGGAGCCGCTTGTAGAACGTCTCGGGAGACACGCCGAGAAGCTCGATGGCCTTGCGACGGTTGCCTTTCGCGAACTCGAGGGTTTCGAGGATATGTCTTCTCTCGGCGTCCTCGACGACCCGCTTCAGAGATGCCGGAGTGCCGCTTCCGCGCGGTGAAGAAAGCGTTCCTCTCGTTCGCAAGAAGTCCGGGAGATCTGCGGGAACGATCACGTCGTGGTCCACCAGACAGGTTGAGCGTTCCACAACCTGCTGGAGCTGGCGAACGTTGAACTCCCAGGGGTAGCGACCAAAAAGCTCCATGGTCTCCGGAGCGAAGTGCCTCCGATTCGAGCCCCTCCCGAACTTCCGAGCGAAATGCTCCACGAGAAGGGGGATATCTTCGGGCCGTTCGCGGAGGGGCGGGATCGTAATCGTGTGGCCGAGCCGCGCCAGCAGGTCGGAGCGAAAGCGGCCCTGCTCGACGAGCCTCTCGAGCGGGCGGTTCGTCGCCGATACGACCAGCACGTCGAGAAACTTGGGCCTCGTGTCGCCGACCGGGTAGATTTCGCCCGAATCCAGAAAACGAAGCAGTTTGACCTGGAGCGCCGGGTCGATGTCGCCGATCTCGTCGAGAAACAGCACGCCGCCGTTGGCCACTTCGAAATAGCCTTTCTTGTCGCGGCTCGCCTCGGTGAACGCGCCCTTCAGGTGTCCGAAGAGCTCGGACTCGATGAGGTTCGGAGCGAGCGCGGGAATGGGGACGGGGATGTACGGTTTGCTCTGCCGTCCGGTGTTCGCGGCGTAAGCGCGAGCAAAGAGCTCCTTGCCGGTACCGGTCTCGCCTCGAAGAAGCACCCGAGCGCCCGCGCTGGCCAGCCGCCGCACCTCGTCATACGCCTTCAGCAGGGTGGGCGCCTTTCCTACCAGCCGATGGCGCAGGAGCTCCTCCTGCAGAAGCGCGAGCGCTTCGGCCTGGTTCTTCAGCGACGCCGATTCTCGTTCGTGGTCTTCGATCCGGTCGAGGAGCGTCGAAGCGTAGCCGGCGGCCGCGGTCAGAAACTGCAGGTCCGCTCGGTCGAACGGTGGCATTTCTC
The genomic region above belongs to Vicinamibacteria bacterium and contains:
- a CDS encoding sigma-54-dependent Fis family transcriptional regulator codes for the protein MTKLETRRGMVDELSDETILDPTAPLSADVARSSAERMVALYGIGKLLLEQRDAIRVIHTIHRALVAQLAPDHACVLTVDSNGAHRPVAAHQVSLDGPERLWPISRTALRRARETGMALLATDVLQDPQFDGSGSVQRFNIRSVLCVPLGREPVRGLIYLDRRREMPPFDRADLQFLTAAAGYASTLLDRIEDHERESASLKNQAEALALLQEELLRHRLVGKAPTLLKAYDEVRRLASAGARVLLRGETGTGKELFARAYAANTGRQSKPYIPVPIPALAPNLIESELFGHLKGAFTEASRDKKGYFEVANGGVLFLDEIGDIDPALQVKLLRFLDSGEIYPVGDTRPKFLDVLVVSATNRPLERLVEQGRFRSDLLARLGHTITIPPLRERPEDIPLLVEHFARKFGRGSNRRHFAPETMELFGRYPWEFNVRQLQQVVERSTCLVDHDVIVPADLPDFLRTRGTLSSPRGSGTPASLKRVVEDAERRHILETLEFAKGNRRKAIELLGVSPETFYKRLQDMGLHKKSER